In Drosophila innubila isolate TH190305 chromosome 2R unlocalized genomic scaffold, UK_Dinn_1.0 1_C_2R, whole genome shotgun sequence, the following are encoded in one genomic region:
- the LOC117784201 gene encoding selenoprotein H has translation MAPKKKYKNVDWADEEHFSKDRSIFFIEHSTECPIFQVKADECLTFFQQRIPEREFQLVRNKNGKQTPRDGAFEVCVSQNARTSEHALWSGLTRGPPRRDKFPNYEDLVSDVHRVLKKFYPDKTVGAEDEDMDM, from the coding sequence ATGGCACcgaaaaagaaatacaagaaTGTTGATTGGGCAGATGAGGAGCATTTCTCCAAGGATCGCAGCATATTTTTCATAGAGCACAGCACCGAGTGTCCCATATTCCAGGTAAAGGCCGACGAGTGTTTAACATTCTTCCAGCAACGCATTCCGGAGCGGGAATTCCAACTTGTCCGCAACAAGAACGGGAAACAGACGCCTCGAGATGGAGCCTTCGAGGTGTGTGTCTCCCAGAATGCCCGCACCTCCGAGCATGCCTTGTGGTCGGGGTTAACCAGAGGTCCCCCCAGACGGGATAAGTTTCCCAACTACGAGGATCTCGTTTCCGATGTTCATCGTGTGCTTAAGAAATTCTATCCGGATAAAACCGTTGGTGCTGAGGACGAGGATATGGATATGTAG